The following proteins come from a genomic window of Flavobacterium crocinum:
- a CDS encoding RagB/SusD family nutrient uptake outer membrane protein: MKNINFLFVLIFGLSLGLTSCEDFLEETVKDQVSVDYIYNSPAGLEVGVNALYNQMRYYNLPSGDNNDLWANVFFMVATDLGLHRTWNTPYGTGHNPQSYTGSKWIQGYKIIDRCSAIITSARSIKMDEAAKKRLVAQARVIRGELYLDLKQMYGGILIDTIPTTPQNINDPVEYKVASDADVYKLIDGDLDYAIANLPFKVDPGRYGQGVARHIRGKSALWQQDWAEAAAQFDAIINDGTHGLVALADVWGQNGNHKESLFTYQKDFLLGPSDDLAGGGGSWLSSVFTHRTYELNTSELVQDVAYGGQALGWFYPNNYLKSLYDQANDLRFKTYYYSDNYQDYKINVPGNPKFGQPITNPAIAAPNGNYRAWHWSLKKYHDSEKLPMTSNSYKDYMYYRVAETYLLASEAYHNLGNDTKALAYLNKVRRRGYTGNPESNVTTFDLTAWTLNNYLDESARELAFENNRWFLLKRLGLLVERQNLYFRSSPSGTISGEVQLKMTPAMINMPIPQSQIDLMGKPAGFNVGYN; this comes from the coding sequence ATGAAAAATATAAATTTTCTATTTGTTTTGATTTTCGGACTTTCCTTAGGACTTACTTCGTGCGAAGATTTTCTGGAGGAAACCGTAAAAGATCAAGTTTCTGTAGATTATATCTACAATTCTCCGGCAGGTTTAGAAGTTGGGGTTAATGCACTTTACAATCAGATGCGTTATTATAATCTGCCATCCGGAGATAATAATGATTTGTGGGCCAATGTATTCTTTATGGTAGCAACCGATTTGGGATTGCACAGAACCTGGAATACGCCTTATGGAACCGGTCATAATCCGCAATCTTATACAGGTTCAAAATGGATTCAGGGATATAAAATCATTGACAGATGCTCGGCTATTATTACTTCGGCAAGATCTATAAAAATGGATGAAGCGGCGAAGAAAAGATTAGTCGCGCAGGCAAGAGTAATTAGAGGTGAATTGTATTTGGATTTAAAACAAATGTATGGCGGAATTTTGATTGATACAATTCCAACAACACCACAAAACATCAACGATCCGGTTGAATACAAAGTAGCAAGCGATGCAGATGTGTACAAATTAATAGATGGAGATCTGGATTATGCAATTGCCAATCTTCCTTTTAAAGTTGATCCGGGACGTTACGGCCAGGGAGTTGCAAGACACATTCGTGGTAAAAGCGCTTTATGGCAGCAAGACTGGGCAGAAGCGGCAGCACAATTTGATGCAATTATAAATGATGGAACTCACGGTTTAGTTGCTTTAGCAGATGTTTGGGGACAAAATGGAAATCATAAAGAATCACTGTTTACCTATCAAAAAGATTTCTTATTAGGACCAAGTGATGATTTAGCAGGAGGCGGAGGTTCCTGGTTAAGCAGTGTTTTCACGCACAGAACTTACGAATTAAATACAAGCGAATTGGTTCAGGACGTTGCCTACGGAGGTCAGGCTTTAGGTTGGTTTTATCCAAACAATTACTTAAAATCATTGTACGATCAGGCAAATGATTTAAGATTTAAAACTTATTATTATTCAGATAATTATCAGGACTATAAAATCAACGTTCCAGGTAATCCAAAATTCGGACAGCCAATTACCAATCCGGCGATTGCAGCACCAAACGGAAATTACAGAGCCTGGCACTGGAGTTTAAAGAAATACCACGATTCAGAAAAATTACCAATGACTTCAAACAGCTATAAAGATTATATGTATTACAGAGTAGCTGAGACTTATTTATTGGCTTCTGAAGCGTATCACAATTTAGGTAATGATACGAAAGCATTAGCCTACTTAAACAAAGTTAGAAGAAGAGGTTATACAGGAAATCCTGAAAGTAACGTAACCACTTTTGATTTGACAGCTTGGACATTAAATAATTATTTAGACGAATCAGCCAGAGAATTAGCATTCGAAAATAACAGATGGTTTCTGTTGAAAAGACTTGGACTTTTGGTCGAAAGGCAAAATTTATATTTCCGTTCAAGTCCATCAGGAACTATTTCCGGAGAAGTACAATTGAAAATGACTCCGGCCATGATTAATATGCCAATTCCACAAAGCCAAATTGATTTGATGGGAAAACCGGCAGGATTTAATGTTGG